The stretch of DNA GGTCAAAGTGCCCCAGCGCGGTCTTGAACAGCTCGGGATCGTCGAATTTCCTGGTGTTGATCAGGATCACGCCAAGGTTGTAGTGGGCTTCGTGGTTGCGGGGTTCCAACTCCAGGACTTTAGTCCAAGCCTGGGCGGCGTCCGTAAACCGTTCGAGGGCCATGTACGAGCGCCCGGCCATGATCTGACCTTCGAGGTCGTCGGGGTTGGCGCGAAGCCTTGCCTCAAGCCGCGCCACCATCTGACGCGGGTCGGGCATCCCGGGGGCTCCGGCTTGGGCGCTGACCGCGGCTAGTTTCTGCACCTGCTGCCACTGGATGTAGGCGTAGATTCCCGATGCCCCGATCAACACCAGCGCCGCGGGCACGACCGCGGTCACCCAGGCGCGAGCGCCGGGGCGGGCGACCCGCGCCGTGATGTCCGGCGGGACGGGGGTGCTCCCGGCAAGCGCCTCCAAGCGGTCGAGAATCTGCAGGAGCCGTCGCTCGTCCGTGGTTTTGAGTCTCGCGTAGTCGGTGTCGGTCAGGCGTCCCTGGCCGTGTTCCACCTCGAGTTCTTTCAACGAACGAATCAACGCTTCACGTTCGATACCAAGGTCGATTTGTTCCTGATCCTGGTCCGCGTCGTATCCAACGTGAATGGGCTCAGGATCCCGTCGCCAGAACGGCAGCGCGAGTGCGGTCAGCACAAGCGCGAGCAACACACCGACGACGAGGAAAAACATCAGGAGGGATTCGTGATCACGAGCGCAGTTCGCGCTCGATGCGTTGTCGCGAGGCGTCGTCGAGCGGCTCGGCGGGAGGGGGAAGCGACGGCGTGACCCAGCGCGCCAGCGATCGATACAGGATCAGTCCCCCGACGAACAACAGGACGAACGGGCCGACCCACACGATCCAGTTCACCCCCCGTGTGGGCGGTTGCATCAGGATATAATCGCCGTAGCGGCTCAGGAAATAGGCGCGGATCTCGTCGGGAGTTTGGCCCTGCTGCAGCCGTTCCCTGATTGCGTCGCGGACCTGGCCTGCAAACGGCGACCCGGACTCCCAGACGGTTTCGGTCTGGCACACGGTGCAGCGGAGCGTCTTGGCCACTTCTCTGGTCCGGGTGTCGAGATCGCTTTCATCCACGGTGGCGGCGAGTACGGACGCCGCCACCGCCAGCGCGCCCGCGACCGCCCATGCGCTTCGCCACGGGATCAACACCCGACCTGCTCCGGGGAGCCGCTGAGGAGCGCAGGCAACACCCGTTGAACATAGTTGTCGTACACCGCCCCCACGATCGGGCCGATGGTTTTACAGCGGATCACGCCCTGCTGATCGATCAGAAAGGTTTCGGGGACGCCGTACACCCCGTAGTCGAACGCAATCGCGCCTTTGACATCCCGCACATGCTGGAAATTCGATCCGTAGGTTCGGAGGTACTCGAGGGCGTCCGGCTCCTTATCTTGGTAGTTGACGCCCAACATCACGAAGTTCGGATCCCGACCGAACCGCTCGTTGAGCGCGAGGAGGTTGTTGTGTTCCAATTTGCATTCCAGGCACCAGGACGCCCAGAAGTTCAGCAACACCACCTTCCCTTTGAATTGGTCCAGCGAGAGCGAGTCGCTCGATCCCACCTGCGGGGCCGCGAACACCGGTGCCGGTGTGCCGATCAGGATCGTGGGGATGTACCGGGGATTGCCCCACAATCCTTGATAGAACAGCGCGAACAGGCCGAGTAAGGCGCCGACCAGGATGATCTGCCACGCCCGCGTCATTCGTCGCGCCTCCGTGGGCGAAACATGTTGAGCAAAATGCCCAGTCCCATGATCCCGCCCCCGCCCCACACCCATAAAATGAGCGGGTTGATGACGCCGCGCGCCGTGGCGCTGCCTTCGGGGGAAACCTCGGGCATGGTGAGGAACACGTGGCCCATGTTGATCGCGTAAATCGCGGACTCGGTGGTGGGGCTCTGCGTGGCCTCGTACACGCGTTTCTGGGGCTTGAGCTCGGTCAGCAGGTCCTCGCCGCGGTACAGTTCGAATCGGCCTTCTTTGGCGGTCCAGTTCGGTCCGCGGACGTCGTGGATACCGGCCAACTTCACGCGGTAGTCGCCCAGAACGAACTCATCGCCGACCCGCACGGAAACCACCTTTTCGGTCTGGTATACGGTGGAAGCGATGATCCCCACCACCGTGACGAGGACGCCCACGTGCGTCACCGTGCCGGCGTAGCGCCGTTGATTGTTGCGAAACGCCCGGTAGAACCCCCGCACATAGTCCACGCGATCGCGCCGCGCGAAGAACGCCGAGACCTTGCCAATGTCCGCCAGAATCGTGGACCCCGCGAATCCGACCACGAACGCGCCCGCAAGGGAGAAGGGGCTCCGAAATCCGAGTGCAAAGGCCGCGAGCGTGACCACCAGTGCGACGATCAGGGGAGTGAGGAAATTTCGCTTGAGGTTGTCGACCGATGCTTTGCGCCACGCAATGTACGGACCCACACCCATGAGAAACAACAAGCCCAGTGCGATCGGCATGAACACCGCATTGTAGTACGGCGGCCCCACCGTAACCTTGGCGCCTTTCCAGGTCTCGATCATCAGGGGGTACAGCGTGCCCAAGAATACCGTGGCCGCGGCGACCAAAAAAAACAGGTTATTGAACAGGAACACCGACTCGCGCGACACCACCGAATCCAGTTCGATCCGGCTTTTGAGCTTGGGGGCCCGGACGATCAAGGTCCCGAACGCCGTGCCCAGCACCGCACCGAGGAAAATCAGGATGTACAGCCCGCGCTCGGGATCGGTGGCAAACGTGTGGACCGAGGTCAGGACGCCGGAGCGCACCAGAAACGTGCCGATCAATGAGAGTGAAAACGTCACGATGACCAGGAACAGGTTCCACACTTTGAACATTTTCCGCTTTTCCTGCACCATCACCGAATGCAGGAAGGCCGTGCCCACCAGCCACGGCATGAACGAGGCGTTCTCCACCGGGTCCCACCCCCAGTATCCGCCCCAGCCCAGCTCGTAGTACGCCCAGTACCCCCCCATCATGATGCCGATGGTCAGGCACAACCAGGCGAAGATCGTCCAGCGCTGGGTGACCTTGATCCACTCCTCACCCAGTCGACCGGAAAAGAGCGCGGCCATCGCGAACGCAAAGGGGATGGAGAACCCCACGTAGCCCATATAGAGCATGGGCGGATGCATGGTCATCGCGGGGTCCTGCAGCAGCGGGTTGAGGTCCTTGCCGTCCAGCGGCGGGGGGAACACGCGCTCGAAGGGGCTCGACAGAAAGACGATCAACATGAGGAATCCGAACATCACCGCGGATTCCACCGCAATCAAGTACGGCATGATCGCGGGTTGGGTGCGCCAGTGCAACCACACCGCGACCGTGCTGAACGCCGAAAGGATGAACACCCACAGCAACAAAGAGCCTTCATGGCCGCCCCACAACGCGGCAATCGTGTAGAAGAGCGGCAGCTTGGAGTTGGAGGTAGACGCCACGTAGGCTACCGAGAAATCCCGCGTCAGATACGCGTATTCCAGCGACGCGATGCCGGCCGCGAGCAGCACGAAGATCAAGGTGAGCGCCTGGCGGGACACGCGGAGCCAGTCGGCATTTTTCGTGCGCAGCGCGACCAGCGGGGCGAACACGCCGAGGACGGACAGGACCAGGGCGATGATGACGGAAAAATGTCCGAGCTCGACGATCATGGGACGCGACCTTGCACCCGGCTAAGGCCGGAGGGTCTGGAGGAGATCCTTCTTGGGGAGTTCTATTCCGGCGCGTTTGAGGTCGATCGGCATGTAGTCCTCGGAGTGTTTCGCCATGATCATGGTGGAGTGAAACTCTTTGGTCGGAGTCCATACTCCTTCCACCACCGCGCCCTGCCCTTCCTTGAACAAATCAGGAGGGATGCCCTCGAACGTCACGGGAATCGTCGCCGCCCCGTCGGTGAGCGCGAACGTCATCCCTACGGTCTCGGTCCGAGACTTCAGGCTTCCTTTGACGACCATTCCGCCGACCCGAACCTTCTTGTTATAGTGGGCCGGCGAGAACGCCGACACTTCCGACGGGGTGAAAAAGTAGACCAGGTTCTCGCCGAAATTGCCGAGCGCCAGGTACCCGAGTGCGCCGGCGACCAGCGCGAGGCTGACGAACAGTCCGATTTGTTTACCGCGGGTCCACATGGGCCACTGACTCCGGTTCGTATAACTTGGCGCGTTTGATTTCCGCATACAACGCCCGCACCCGACGCTCCATGGCGAACAGAAACAGGGCGATGGGAAGAAAGCCCGCGAGATAGGCGCCCACCACGAACCCGTAATTCGTCACCAACGCGATGTCGTGAGCCCGAAACACGCTCGCGTCGGTATCCCATTGTCCGACGACCACGAGCGTCTTGAGTTCACGCAGGTTTTCGGGCGGGGGCCCCTCGTACTGAACCGGAAGCCCTGCGCCCTCGCCGCTGAGGCGAAAGCTCGCCCGGCCCGCCGCAGGGTCACCTTCCAGAGTTCCGGCCGCGACCTGTCCTTGCACGCGGACCACGCCGGAGCCCGTGGCGTGTTCCAAGACCGTCTCCGGCGTCACGGTGGTGAGATGGCGGTCGTAGTACCGCACCGCGGCCATCGCCACGAGCGCCGCGGCGATCGTGATCACGGTCCATTGCACGTACAACCGCGTCACGTGGGAAGATCCGACAGATGCGCGTGGCTCAGCAGGCGGCCCTTCTTGGCGCGCAGGAGGTCGGTCAGGTAGAGCATCTGCGTGCGCACCATCAACATATACACGAAGAGCACCCAGAACCCGACGCTCATGACGATCAACGGCCGGAGCATGTCGCCCGACATGGCGATCCCGCGCATGGAAATGGAGAGGGGCTGGTGCAGCGTGCGCCACCACTCGACCGAGAAATGCACGATCGGCAAATCCACGAACCCCACGATGGCGAGCACGGCGGCGAAGCGCGCTTCGCGTTCGGGATCGTCGATGAAGGTGCGCAGCATGAGATATCCGATGAGGATCAGCAGCATGACGGCGAACGACACCAGCCGCGCATCCCAGGTCCACCAGGTGTTCCACGTGGGTTTGGCCCAGATCGAGCCGGTGATGAGGCCGCCAGCGGTGAGATAGGCGCTGATGCCGGCGGCTGCTTGGCAAAGGTTGTCCACGATCGGATCGCGCTTCCACAAATACCAGATGCTGCCCGCGAACAACACGGAGTACGCCAACATGGCGGTTTGCACGATGGGGACGTGGACGTACATGATCCGGACTACTTCGCCTTGATAGTAGTCCGGAGGCGAGGCGGCCAGCCCCAAGTAGAGTCCCGCGAAGATGCACACGCCTCCGACTGCCCCAAACCATCCTTCGTACCGCTGCATCCATTTGATGAGTGCGCCCACGCTGTTTCCTATCCGTCGAGAATCCACTCGAACGCCCAAAACGACAACACCGAAAACACCACGTCGAACACCGCCAATAACTGCAGCCAGTTCGCGTACAGCGCGAGAGGGTCTCCGTTCAGGGCGCCTCGCGTGGCTTCGACAGCGGCGATCATCACAGGGACAGCCAGGGGCAGCAGCAGGATCGGCAGCATCACCTCGCGGGCCCGAACCTGAACCGTCATGGCTGAAAACAAGGTGCCGACCGTCGACAGCCCAAGCGTGGCCAACGCGAATACTAACAAAAGCAGCGGAAGGGCATCAACCACGTCGAGATTGAAGAAAATCACGAACATGGGGAACAAAATGACCTCTACCGTGAGCATAAACACCACGTTGGCCAAGAGCTTGCCCAAATAAATCGCCCCTTTTGATCCGGGGCTGATTTGGAGGTGCTCCAAACAGTCGTTTTGGAGTTCCGCGGCGAACGACTTCCCGAGCCCGATGATCCCGGTGAACGCAAACGCCACCCACATGATCCCGGCGATCAGTTCCCGGGCGGCTTGTTGGTCCATCGAAAAACTGAAACTGAACACCAGGATGACGATCAGGGCGAAGAAGAACATCGACGACAATGTTTCGCGGCTCCGGACCTCGCTGATCAGGTCCTTCCACGCGACCCACCGTATGACGTTAAAAAAGGGCATCGCGGTTCAGGCGGTCGACCGGCACCTCGCTCAGGCGGCCTTTGTCCAGCACAGCCGCGCGGTGCGCGACCTCGGCCGATCGCGCGCGATCGTGGGTGGTCATCAGCACGGCCGCGCCCTCCTTGGTCAGCGCCCGGAGATACTCGTTCACCAACGCCATGCCCGACTCGTCGAGCGACGTGTAGGGCTCGTCCATCAGCAACAGCTTCGGTTGGATGAGGATGGATTTGGCGATGGTCAGTCGTTTCTTCATGCCCGCTGAAAAGTATCGGGTCTTCAGGTCCGCAAACGCGCCGATGCCAACGCGGTCGAGCGCCGCCTTGAGGTCGCGATCCGCGCGGTTGCGTCCGCGGAGGGCGAGCGCAAAGCGGAGGTTCTCCACCGCGTTGAGTTCGTCGTAGAGGTGAGAGCCGTGCGCCAACAGGAGCAGCGAACCTCGGACCGCCTCCTTATTGCGAATCCCATCCTGCCCGTCGATCTCGAACTCTCCGGCGGATGGTCGCGACAAGGTGGCGAGAATGCGGATGAGCGTGGTCTTGCCGGCGCCGTTGGGGCCGAACAGGGCCAGGCACTCACCGGCCGCCAGCGTGAACGACACGTGCTCGAACACGCGGTAATGTCCGTAGGTCTTGGCCAACTCAACGGCGCGGATGGCGCTCATGCGGCCGATCAACAGGCTGAAATTCGGACATAAATCGGCTCAGTATACGGGACGCTGCGGCGCGATGTCCAGGCGCCGGTCCTTGAGGTCTGGCGGGACGGGCGCGAGACGTGATTGGGCTGCGGCAGGCTTCATCGCTCCGTGTCCTACGTCGCAGCCCTGCTCAGATTGACGGTCCGTTCGGTCGTTCGTTATCATAGAGGCCGACCTGGAGCCTGGAATGGAACTGTATAAGACCTACGACCCGCTGGAGGCGGACCGGATCTCGGATCTGTTGGCCGAAGAGGGGATTTCGTGCGCGATTCGCGATCTGTCGATGTCCCCGTATCCGCTGACGATCGGCCGGTTCGGCGAACGCCGGATCAGCGTGGCGGCAGACGACGCGGATCGAGCGCGCTTCGTGCTGGAACAGGCCATTCGTGACGGCTATCTCTCATCGGACGGTTCCTGGGTGGACAACGCCGGAGCCGACGCGAAGCCGCCCCCGCGGCGCGGCACGCCCGGCCTCCGGCTGATGGGCGGAGTCATGTTGGCCTTGTTGGCCGTTGCGTGCGATGATCGGCCGGCCGCAGCCCCGTTGCAGCACAACGACCCCGCGAGACTGTTACCTCGTGAAGGGACGCGGGTGGGCTTCATGGCCCCGATGTTCACCCTGGAGCGGCTCGGCGGCGGCACATCGTCGCTCACAGAATTTCGCGGCAAGGTTGTGCTGCTGAATTTCTGGGCCACATGGTGCGGCCCCTGTCGCGCGGAAATGCCCTCTCTTGAAGCGCTGTCACACGAATTTCGTTCGCAGGACTTCCAGGTAGTCGGGATTTCGACGGACTACGAAGGGGCCGAGATCGTCCAACCTTTTATGGATTCATTCGGCCTGACGTTTGCGATTCTGCTGGATCCCCAGATGCAGGTCAATGATCGGTTCGAAGTCCGCTCGCTTCCCACCAGCATTGTCCTGGACCGCCGCGGCGTCATCCGGCACAAGTTTTTTGGGGCCATGGACTGGAATACCGCGAAAAACCGCGAGCTGGTTCGCGTGCTGGTTTCGGAAACCGGGGACGAGCCCCAGCGAGGATAGGGATGGACGCCTCCACCCCCTCGCTCGCCATTGCGTTTTCCGCCGGGTTTCTCTCGTTTGTGTCACCGTGCGTGCTCCCGTTGGTGCCGGCGTACGTATCGTTCGTGACCGGTCTCTCGTTTGACGAACTGACGCGCGGTACGGACCGGTATCGCGTGAAGCGGACGACGCTGACCATGTCGCTCTTATTTGTCGCCGGGTTTTCGACCGTCTTTATCCTGTTCGGCGCGTCCGCGTCGTTGATGGGGCAGGTGCTGCTCACCCACCAGCAGCTCCTGCGGTGGGTGGGGGGGGCGTTCATCGTATTCTTCGGACTGTACGTCATGGGGGTGTTCAACCTGTCGGCCTTGGCAGCGGACCGCCGCTTCCACCTGCAAGGTCGGCCGGCCGGGTATTTCGGTGCGTACGTGGTG from Nitrospirota bacterium encodes:
- a CDS encoding tetratricopeptide repeat protein gives rise to the protein MFFLVVGVLLALVLTALALPFWRRDPEPIHVGYDADQDQEQIDLGIEREALIRSLKELEVEHGQGRLTDTDYARLKTTDERRLLQILDRLEALAGSTPVPPDITARVARPGARAWVTAVVPAALVLIGASGIYAYIQWQQVQKLAAVSAQAGAPGMPDPRQMVARLEARLRANPDDLEGQIMAGRSYMALERFTDAAQAWTKVLELEPRNHEAHYNLGVILINTRKFDDPELFKTALGHFDRALINVPMEPAVNWYRGIALWYLKRYRETEEAWSTASQNLPPGSDDAEYVKSALVKLRAGQVPF
- a CDS encoding cytochrome c-type biogenesis protein, which gives rise to MLIPWRSAWAVAGALAVAASVLAATVDESDLDTRTREVAKTLRCTVCQTETVWESGSPFAGQVRDAIRERLQQGQTPDEIRAYFLSRYGDYILMQPPTRGVNWIVWVGPFVLLFVGGLILYRSLARWVTPSLPPPAEPLDDASRQRIERELRS
- a CDS encoding redoxin domain-containing protein, with the translated sequence MTRAWQIILVGALLGLFALFYQGLWGNPRYIPTILIGTPAPVFAAPQVGSSDSLSLDQFKGKVVLLNFWASWCLECKLEHNNLLALNERFGRDPNFVMLGVNYQDKEPDALEYLRTYGSNFQHVRDVKGAIAFDYGVYGVPETFLIDQQGVIRCKTIGPIVGAVYDNYVQRVLPALLSGSPEQVGC
- a CDS encoding heme lyase CcmF/NrfE family subunit, whose translation is MIVELGHFSVIIALVLSVLGVFAPLVALRTKNADWLRVSRQALTLIFVLLAAGIASLEYAYLTRDFSVAYVASTSNSKLPLFYTIAALWGGHEGSLLLWVFILSAFSTVAVWLHWRTQPAIMPYLIAVESAVMFGFLMLIVFLSSPFERVFPPPLDGKDLNPLLQDPAMTMHPPMLYMGYVGFSIPFAFAMAALFSGRLGEEWIKVTQRWTIFAWLCLTIGIMMGGYWAYYELGWGGYWGWDPVENASFMPWLVGTAFLHSVMVQEKRKMFKVWNLFLVIVTFSLSLIGTFLVRSGVLTSVHTFATDPERGLYILIFLGAVLGTAFGTLIVRAPKLKSRIELDSVVSRESVFLFNNLFFLVAAATVFLGTLYPLMIETWKGAKVTVGPPYYNAVFMPIALGLLFLMGVGPYIAWRKASVDNLKRNFLTPLIVALVVTLAAFALGFRSPFSLAGAFVVGFAGSTILADIGKVSAFFARRDRVDYVRGFYRAFRNNQRRYAGTVTHVGVLVTVVGIIASTVYQTEKVVSVRVGDEFVLGDYRVKLAGIHDVRGPNWTAKEGRFELYRGEDLLTELKPQKRVYEATQSPTTESAIYAINMGHVFLTMPEVSPEGSATARGVINPLILWVWGGGGIMGLGILLNMFRPRRRDE
- a CDS encoding cytochrome c maturation protein CcmE, producing MWTRGKQIGLFVSLALVAGALGYLALGNFGENLVYFFTPSEVSAFSPAHYNKKVRVGGMVVKGSLKSRTETVGMTFALTDGAATIPVTFEGIPPDLFKEGQGAVVEGVWTPTKEFHSTMIMAKHSEDYMPIDLKRAGIELPKKDLLQTLRP
- a CDS encoding cytochrome c maturation protein CcmE, with product MTRLYVQWTVITIAAALVAMAAVRYYDRHLTTVTPETVLEHATGSGVVRVQGQVAAGTLEGDPAAGRASFRLSGEGAGLPVQYEGPPPENLRELKTLVVVGQWDTDASVFRAHDIALVTNYGFVVGAYLAGFLPIALFLFAMERRVRALYAEIKRAKLYEPESVAHVDPR
- the ccsA gene encoding cytochrome c biogenesis protein CcsA — encoded protein: MGALIKWMQRYEGWFGAVGGVCIFAGLYLGLAASPPDYYQGEVVRIMYVHVPIVQTAMLAYSVLFAGSIWYLWKRDPIVDNLCQAAAGISAYLTAGGLITGSIWAKPTWNTWWTWDARLVSFAVMLLILIGYLMLRTFIDDPEREARFAAVLAIVGFVDLPIVHFSVEWWRTLHQPLSISMRGIAMSGDMLRPLIVMSVGFWVLFVYMLMVRTQMLYLTDLLRAKKGRLLSHAHLSDLPT
- a CDS encoding heme exporter protein CcmB, giving the protein MPFFNVIRWVAWKDLISEVRSRETLSSMFFFALIVILVFSFSFSMDQQAARELIAGIMWVAFAFTGIIGLGKSFAAELQNDCLEHLQISPGSKGAIYLGKLLANVVFMLTVEVILFPMFVIFFNLDVVDALPLLLLVFALATLGLSTVGTLFSAMTVQVRAREVMLPILLLPLAVPVMIAAVEATRGALNGDPLALYANWLQLLAVFDVVFSVLSFWAFEWILDG
- the ccmA gene encoding heme ABC exporter ATP-binding protein CcmA, giving the protein MSAIRAVELAKTYGHYRVFEHVSFTLAAGECLALFGPNGAGKTTLIRILATLSRPSAGEFEIDGQDGIRNKEAVRGSLLLLAHGSHLYDELNAVENLRFALALRGRNRADRDLKAALDRVGIGAFADLKTRYFSAGMKKRLTIAKSILIQPKLLLMDEPYTSLDESGMALVNEYLRALTKEGAAVLMTTHDRARSAEVAHRAAVLDKGRLSEVPVDRLNRDALF
- a CDS encoding redoxin domain-containing protein; this translates as MELYKTYDPLEADRISDLLAEEGISCAIRDLSMSPYPLTIGRFGERRISVAADDADRARFVLEQAIRDGYLSSDGSWVDNAGADAKPPPRRGTPGLRLMGGVMLALLAVACDDRPAAAPLQHNDPARLLPREGTRVGFMAPMFTLERLGGGTSSLTEFRGKVVLLNFWATWCGPCRAEMPSLEALSHEFRSQDFQVVGISTDYEGAEIVQPFMDSFGLTFAILLDPQMQVNDRFEVRSLPTSIVLDRRGVIRHKFFGAMDWNTAKNRELVRVLVSETGDEPQRG
- a CDS encoding cytochrome c biogenesis protein CcdA, which codes for MDASTPSLAIAFSAGFLSFVSPCVLPLVPAYVSFVTGLSFDELTRGTDRYRVKRTTLTMSLLFVAGFSTVFILFGASASLMGQVLLTHQQLLRWVGGAFIVFFGLYVMGVFNLSALAADRRFHLQGRPAGYFGAYVVGLAFAAGWTPCVGPILGSILLYASTKQSLWQGVQLLTAYSVGLGLPLLVTALGFNTFLARMKAVGPYMPAVTKVSGVFLIAVGMLIATNSLSILSSFLTQNGIGWSIGQ